Genomic segment of Candidatus Jordarchaeales archaeon:
GTTTCGGTAATCAGGGTGAACGTGCACCCTGCTTAGGGTGATGCTTGGCTGAACCCCTTCAAGATAGTACACGGAGCCCGGGGCTACGCCGAAGCGCAGCTCTTTCGGCTTGTTAGCCACATAATCCCAACCCCCGACGGCAACACGTGCGCAAGCGCAGCCCTTCACACCACTCAGATTTGGTAGGAACGAGGACCTGCTGCCGTCCCCGAAGACCGCCGAAGAAGTCAGCACAAGCCT
This window contains:
- a CDS encoding type III-B CRISPR module-associated Cmr3 family protein, translating into RLVLTSSAVFGDGSRSSFLPNLSGVKGCACARVAVGGWDYVANKPKELRFGVAPGSVYYLEGVQPSITLSRVHVHPDYRNVLGSCLIAKGWL